A single region of the Paraburkholderia sp. SOS3 genome encodes:
- the gspG gene encoding type II secretion system major pseudopilin GspG has protein sequence MQRREQARRQGGFTLLELLVVLVIIGMLAALVGPRYFAQLGKSQVTVARAQIDVFTKAVDNFRLDVGRYPTTQEGLAALVVKPANADKWAGPYLKKEVPLDPWGHPYIYRIPGTKSDYAIISNGPDSQSGTNGESAQISSE, from the coding sequence GTGCAGAGGCGAGAGCAGGCACGCCGGCAAGGCGGCTTCACGCTGCTCGAATTGCTCGTTGTGCTCGTGATCATCGGCATGCTTGCGGCGCTGGTCGGTCCGCGCTACTTCGCGCAACTGGGCAAGTCGCAGGTGACGGTGGCGCGCGCACAGATCGACGTGTTCACGAAGGCGGTCGACAACTTCCGGCTCGACGTCGGCCGTTATCCGACCACCCAGGAGGGACTCGCGGCGCTCGTCGTGAAGCCCGCCAACGCGGACAAATGGGCGGGGCCGTATCTGAAGAAGGAAGTGCCGCTCGATCCGTGGGGGCATCCGTATATCTACAGGATTCCCGGTACGAAAAGCGACTACGCGATCATTTCGAACGGGCCCGACAGCCAGTCGGGCACGAACGGAGAAAGCGCGCAGATCAGCAGCGAATAG
- a CDS encoding type II secretion system F family protein, whose translation MQYEVRALAPDNQIVALVIDAHDENDARRQVEARGLHATRLAPRRSLRRPAASRGALSLVLFSEELLALLTAGLSIVEGLEALLEREGSGRLRGVLERLLSGLREGKRFSSLLAEQPDVFPPLYIGIVRAAEGTSDLPRSLQRYIDYQSRIDLVRNKLVSAAIYPCILLCVGGGVAAFLIAYVVPRFATIYEGTGRSLPWMSQLLLDWGKFAAAHGLPLAGATLGIVFAGGTVLRAAIAKAGLATLLARIPVIGPHLRIYQLSRLYLTLGMLLEGGIPIVPAMETAGGTISPALRERLMQARIAVQAGTNLSSAFDNEGLTTPISLRMLRVGERSGELGDMLTKSAAFYDGEISRWIDRFTRLFEPLLMSAIGLVVGTIVILLYMPIFDLAESLS comes from the coding sequence ATGCAATACGAAGTCAGAGCGCTGGCGCCCGACAATCAGATCGTCGCGCTCGTCATCGATGCGCACGACGAGAACGATGCGCGGCGTCAGGTCGAAGCGCGCGGACTGCATGCGACGCGGCTTGCGCCGCGCCGTTCGCTGCGCCGCCCGGCGGCGTCGCGCGGCGCGTTGTCGCTCGTGCTGTTCAGCGAGGAACTGCTGGCGCTGCTGACGGCGGGGCTGTCGATCGTCGAGGGGCTCGAGGCGCTGCTCGAGCGCGAGGGCAGCGGACGTTTGCGCGGTGTGCTCGAGCGGCTGCTTTCGGGGCTGCGCGAAGGCAAGCGCTTTTCGAGCCTGCTCGCCGAGCAACCCGATGTGTTTCCGCCGCTTTATATCGGCATCGTGCGCGCCGCCGAAGGCACGAGCGACTTGCCGCGCTCGCTGCAACGCTATATCGACTATCAGTCGCGCATCGACCTCGTGCGCAACAAGCTGGTCAGCGCCGCGATCTATCCATGCATTCTGTTATGCGTCGGCGGCGGCGTGGCGGCGTTTCTGATCGCGTATGTGGTGCCGCGCTTTGCGACGATCTATGAGGGCACAGGGCGCTCGCTGCCGTGGATGTCGCAGCTGCTGCTCGACTGGGGCAAGTTCGCCGCCGCGCATGGCCTGCCGCTCGCGGGCGCGACGCTCGGCATCGTCTTCGCGGGCGGCACGGTGCTGCGCGCGGCGATCGCGAAGGCGGGTCTCGCGACGCTGCTCGCGCGCATTCCCGTGATCGGACCGCACCTGCGCATCTATCAGCTGTCGCGTCTGTATCTGACGCTCGGCATGCTACTCGAAGGCGGTATTCCGATCGTGCCGGCGATGGAAACCGCCGGCGGCACGATCTCGCCCGCACTGCGCGAGCGGCTGATGCAGGCGCGCATCGCGGTGCAGGCCGGCACGAATCTATCGAGTGCGTTCGACAACGAAGGCCTCACGACGCCGATCTCGCTGCGCATGCTGCGCGTGGGCGAGCGCTCAGGCGAACTCGGCGACATGCTGACCAAATCGGCGGCGTTCTATGACGGCGAGATCAGCCGGTGGATCGACCGCTTTACGCGTCTGTTCGAGCCGTTGCTGATGTCGGCGATCGGTCTCGTCGTCGGGACCATCGTTATCCTGCTGTACATGCCGATCTTCGATCTGGCGGAGAGTCTGTCGTGA